In Streptomyces sp. NBC_00341, the DNA window CGCTTGACGCGTGCCACTTGTTAACTCCTTGTAGCGGGGCCGTGGTCGTACTCACACGGCCCGGAAACGAATTGGTCCCGGTCGGATCGAGGGCGCGCCCCCGGATTCACCGGGGGCGACGGCCTCACTTGCCGAGAAGCTTCTTGATCTTCTTGGCGTCGGCCGGAGCCACGACGACCGTGCCGGTCAGCGAGCGGGTCTTCTTGGACGACTTGTGCTCGAGAAGGTGGCGCTTGCCGGCCCTCTCGCGGAGCACCTTGCCGGAGCCGGTGATCTTGAAGCGCTTGCTGGCACCGCTGTGCGTCTTGTTCTTCGGCATCGCGCCGTTCTCTCCTCGTCAGTGGCGCCCCTCCCGGTGCGGGCACCGGGCTGCAGGGGCGTCAGATCTTGATGGGATTCCGGGGGGACCCGGGGGCGCCTGGATGGCGGCCCCCGAAGGTCACGCCTCGGAAGGTGTCTCGGCCGGAGCCTCTGAGGACGCCTCGGCCGGAGCCTCGGCAGCCTCGTCCGCGGACTCGGCGTCGTCGGGGCTGTACCCCTGGCGCTCCGCCTTGCGGGCGGCCTGGGCCTCGCGGGCCTCGGCCATGGCTTCGGTCTTCTTCTTGTGCGGGCCAAGAACCATGATCATGTTCCGGCCGTCCTGCTTCGGGTTGGACTCGATGAAGCCGAGTTCCTCCACGTCCGAAGCGAGACGCTGGAGCAGTCGGAAGCCCAGCTCGGGGCGGGACTGCTCACGACCACGGAACATGATCGTGATCTTGACCTTGTCACCCTGCTTGAGGAACCGGACGACGTGACCCTTCTTGGTGTCATAGTCGTGCGGGTCGATCTTCGGCCGGAGCTTCATCTCCTTGATGACCGTGTGCGCCTGGTTCTTGCGCGCCTCACGGGCCTTCATGGCCGACTCGTACTTGAACTTCCCGTAGTCCATGAGCTTGCACACGGGCGGACGGGCGGTAGCCGCCACCTCGACCAGGTCGAGGTCGTACTCCTGTGCAAGTTCCAGGGCCTTGGCAAGCGGGACAATCCCGACCTGCTCGCCGCTGGGACCGACAAGTCGCACCTCGGGTACGCGAATCCGGTCGTTGATGCGGGGCTCGGCGCTGATGGATCCTCCTCGGTAGCACCACGCGGCCGCCTGGCGGACAGCCACGTAACGTCTGTTTCGACAGACCAACCGTTGCGGAGGCAAGAAAAATGCCCCGGACGGGACACAGGCGGGGCTCCTGGAAAACCGGAGCACCGTCGCGGTCAACCGCGGGGCGCATCGGGCGGCTCCATCGTCCGTACGGAACGATGGGCGCCACCTGACCGGTGACCCGCCGTCCTGGGGACGGTCAGGTGGGAGATCGGAGCCTCCACTTGTGGGCCGGGCACATAGATGCCCAGCCGGTCGTTACACAAGGTTAGCAGCTCGCCCGGGGTAGTGCGAACCTCGCGCGACGGGCCCCCGAGGCCGGGGCGGAGGCCACCGGTCCGTGGGCCTATCGTATGAGGCATGAGCGACGCGACCCCCACCACTGATTCCCCCGGCTTCGACGAGATGGCCCGCGACATCGCGGAGGTGCCGGCGGTCGAGGTCATCGTGACGGTCGCGGTCAACCTGATGAGCGCCGCCGCCGTGAAACTCGGACTGACCGAGGACGGCGACGAGCACAAGGACCTCGACGAGGCCCGCAAGCTGGTCCACGCGCTGGCCGGCCTGCTGGACGCGAGCACCACCGAGATCAGCTCCTTCCACGCGGCTCCGCTGCGCGACGGCCTGAAGTCGCTCCAGCTGGCGTTCCGCGAGGCCTCGCTCGTACCGGACGAGCCGGGCAAGGGCCCCGGCGAGAAGTACACCGGACCGGTCTTCGGCTGAGCCGGTACACCCCTTCCCCCTCTCTGACGAACGTGAGCCCCCGCCCTTTTGTGGGCGGGGGCTCACGACGTGCCGGGGCCGGGATCAGGCCTCCGCGGTCTCCGCGGTCTGCTCGTCCCGTCCGGGGACGGGGTGGGTCACCCGGTGGGCGAGCGCCGCGATGACACCGCCGATCAGGGGCGCCACCAGGAACAGCCAGAGCTGGGAGAGCGCCGCACCTCCGGCGAAGATCGCCGGGCCCAGGCTCCGCGCCGGGTTGACCGACGTGCCGGTGAGCGGGATGCCGACCAGGTGGATCACCGCGAGGGAGAGACCGATGGGCAGCCCGTCGAAACCGACGACGGCGAGCTTGTGGGTCACCGCGAGCACGACGAACACCAGCAGGAAGGTGAGTACCACCTCTGCCAGGAACGCGCCGCCCATGTTGATGTGCACGTCCGACCGGTCCCCGTAGCCGTTGCTGCCGAACTTGCCGCTCGTCTTCAGTCCGGGCACCTGCTTGGCCAGCAGGAACAGCAGAGCGGCACCGGCGATTCCGCCGAGGAACTGCGCGATCCAGTACGTCACCGCGGTGCGTACGTCGATCCGCCGGGCCGTCAGCATCCCCAGGGTGACCGCCGGATTGAGATGGCAGCCGGAGATCGGGCCGAGTGCGTAGGCCAGGGCCAGAAGTACGAAGCCGAAGGCCAGCGCGATACCGACGGTCCCGATGTACTGGACACCGAGGACCGCTGATCCGACGGCGAAGAAGACCAGCAGGAGGGTGCCCAGGAACTCCGATGCCGCCATTCGCGTCTGCATACAACCACCTCGCGAAGATCGTCCGCTTTCTTCGCAATTCTCCGACTCCGCACTCTATTGCGCGCGTTGAGCCGAGGGGGTGATCAGCGAGTGAACAGGACGTCACCCGGTGCGTTCGCGTCGGCCGGGAGCAGCGCGAGGTCCAGACCCCGCACCAGCCGGGCCCGCAGCACCTCGCTGGCGGCCAGCGACCGCGCGACCCGGCCCGCGGCCTCCGCGGGATCGGCGTCCGCCGCCAGCACCAGGGCGAGAGTGCCGTCGGCGCGGCCCGGACCGAGGTGGGCGCGGAGCACCGCGGGTTCGGCGGCGACGGCGTCGCGTACCGCGGAGGTGACCGCGGGGTCGTCCAGCGGGTCGGCGCTGGTGCGGCCCTCCGCGAGGGCCAGCAGCGCGGAGCCGGTCACCTCGAAGGCCACCGGGCCCGCGAGGTCGAGCACCAGGGTGTCCGCCTTCTCGTGCACGGCCGCCTGGAGCGCCTGGTGGAGGGGGACGGCGACGGGGCGGGCCTGCGGGTCCCAGCGGGCCAGCGAGGCGGTGGAGGTGAAGGCGGGCAGGGCGCGGCGGTCACCGGCCTGGAGGGTGGGGACGGCCATATCGCTGGTCTTCTCCCGGCGGAGCCCCTTCTCGTCCTCCTCGACCTCGCCGAGGACGGCGACCACGGGGACCAGCAGCCGGGCCCCCCTGAGGGCTTCGAGCACCGGGCCGACGGCCTCGCGGTTCTCGGCCCAGGCGGACAGTGCCGAGGTCAGGGCGGGGTCGGCCGTGCCGTCGTCGTCGGAGTATCCGGGGTCCGGAATGTTCTTCTGCGCCACAGGGCGAGCGTAGTGCCTGGCCGCAGTCGTCCCGCCGACAGGTCGGACCCGGCCGCCGGCCGCCCGTGCGGTGCGCCGGTCAGCGGCGCGGGAACACCGGCCGGCCGTTGCGGCCGCGCCACAGGACCACGGCCAGTGCGAGCAGGAGTGCGCCGAGGCCGCCCGCGACCGGGGCCAGCCAGCCCGCGGGCCCGCGGTCCTCACGGGGCGGGGTGGGGCCGGATCCGAAGTACTTCTCGCGGTAGCCCGCCGCGGCGGAGTCCGGGCGCAGACCGGCCGGACGGAGCTTGCCGCCCGCCTTGATGGCCGCGGCCGGGTCGACCATGCCGTAGCCCCGGGAGTCGTCCCGGCCGCCCTCCGGGGAACTGCGCGCGGTGTCCGTGAGGAGCTTCTTGATCTGGGCGGGCGTGAGGCCGGGGTGGGCGGCACGGACCAGGGCGACCGCGCCGGAGACGAAGGCGGACGCGGCCGAGGTGCCCCACTCCACGTAGTACTGCCGGTCCGGTGCGGGGACGACGATGTCGTCGCCGGGGGCGCTCACGGCGGCGTACCAGCGGCGGGTGGAGAACGAGGCGTGCGTGCCGTAGCGGTCGACGGCGGCGACCGCGATCACGCCGGGGTAGGCGGCGGGGTACGAGATGTGATCGCCCTTCTCGCCACTGTTGCCGGCCGACGCGACGACGACCGCGCCCTTCTTCAGCGCGTACTGGACGGCCGCGTCCTCGCCCGGCTCCGGGTGGGCGGACTCGCTGTCGTCGCCCAGCGAGAGGTTGATGACGTCGGCGCCGTGGTCTGCGGCCCAGCGGATGCCGTCCGCGAGGGCCGTGCCGCGGGACTTGCGGGCCTTGGCCCGGTCCGGGTCGCTCGCCTCCAGGATGACCCGGACGGGGAGGACCTTCGCCCGGGGCGCGATGCCGAGCACCCCGTCGTCGTCCGAGACCCCGTGGCCCCGGCCCGCGATGATCGCGGCCATCGCGGTGCCGTGCCGTGCCCAGGAGTGGTCACCCCGTCCGGCGCCGAAGCCGATCATGTCCTTGCCGGGGAGTACCTGGCCGGCGAGGTCGGGCAGGCTGTCGTCCACCCCGGTGTCGACGACGGCGACGGTGATGCCCTTGCCCCGGGTGGTCTGCCAGGCCTCGTCGGTGTGGAGCGCGTCCAGGCCCCACTGCTGGGCCCGGATGGTGTCCGCCCGCGCCGGTGACGCGGGCAGCAGCGCGAGCGCGGTCGCGGCGCAGACCGCGCCGAGGGCGCGGTGGCGGCGGGCACGGCGGATCGTTCCGGGCACTCGGGTCACTCCGGCTTCTCCGTGCGGTCCGTGACGGTCCTGCGCAGACCGCGTTCGACCAGGTCCGCCAGCCCCTTGGCCTCGTGGCCGAGCCCGGCCTGGGCGGCGGGGGTCGTGGCGTTCGCGGCCATGGCCGCGGCGGCCGGCTGCGGTGTGGTGACCGCCCGCCCGTCGGCGAATCCGGAGACCGCGAACACCACGACGGGGACCTCGGTCAGGACGTGCACGCTCCAGCTGGCGCGCTGCTTGTCGCCGAATCCGGCGGCCGGGGTCCCCTTCACGGGATAGGCGCGGGGCATCAGGTCGGTACGCCCGTCCAGGTGCTGGTCGGTGAACCTGGTGCTGAGCGCGCGCATGGCATCGGTGTCGCCCTCGGTGAAGAGCAGCCCGACGGTGGTGACGCTGCTGGACGTCGCGTCCGTGTACGTGGCGCGCAGCAGCCGGGCGCAGCCGGCCGGGCGCACCGTCTTGAGCAGCAGCGGGTCCAGGGCCGCCGTGCAGCCGCTGTCCGGGGCGACGGCGAGTCTGGTCCAGACCCGGTCGGCGCCGCCGGGCCCCGCGCCGTCCCCCTTGAGGGTGCGCGGGAAGAGGGTGTCCACGGGCACGCTGTGCCAGGCGGCACGGCCCACGGTGTAGGCGCTGTGGGCCGCCGGATCCGCCGAGGAGTCGCTGATCAGCCAGCTGCCGGTGGCCGCGCCGCCGATCAGGCCGAGCCCGAGCACGACGCAGACGGCTGCGGCCGCGGTCCTGAAGGCGCTCCGGGTCCGCACGGGGCGGAGCCTGGTGGTGGTCTCGGCGGGCGTCTCGGCCGGGAAGACGTGCGGCGGGAAGAGGTGCGGCGGCCGGTGGGCGGGCGGAGCGGCGGGACCGTCGCCGTCGGGCCGCCGGGGCGGTGCGCCGAGATCCACGGCGCCCACCGGGCGGCGCCGGGTCGCCGCGGGCGGCGTCGCGGGGCGGGGCGGGAAGGCCGGAGCGGCAGGGGGCCCGGCGGGGCGCTGCGGGGCCGGTGGCACGGGCCGGAGCCGGGCGGTCGACTCCACGGCGGGCGGTGCGGCGGCGGGCGGCTTCGCTGGGGCAGGGGCTGCGGTTGTCTCGGGTGCAGGCGGTGCGGGTGCGGCGGCCGATGCGGACGCGGCAGATGGTGCAGGCACGGCGGCCGATGCAGGCGCGGCAGATGGTGCAGGCACGGCGGCCGATGCAGGCGCGGCAGATGGTGCGGGTGCGGCGGGTCCTGGAGGCGTGGGCACCCTGCCGTCCGGCGGGGTGGCCGGGCGTGGCGGGACGGGAGCGCGCTGCGCCTCGGTACTCATCAGCCCCCCTGGTCCGTTCCGTACCGCACGCGGATCGCCGCCACAGGCAGGCTCGTTGCGCGCCGCGTGCCCGTCACTCTACGGGCTGCGGTGCCCTTGATGGGAGCGGGCCGCCGGGCGCCGGACCGATCTGCGCAGATCATCCCCCTACCCAGCGGTACAGGTGTCTGGCAAGCTGCGGCCATGACTGCCCGCGCCGCTGACCGGACCCGCTACAACCGGGCCACCGCCCATCTCGATGCCCCGATCGCCGTCGTCGATCTGGAGGCCTTCGACGCCAACGCCGACGACCTGGTACGCCGTGCGGCCGGGAAGCCGGTCCGGGTGGCGAGCAAGTCGGTGCGCTGCCGCGCCCTGCTGGAAAGGGTGCTCGCGCGGCCCGGCTTCGCCGGGATCATGTCGTTCACGCTGGCCGAGTCGCTGTGGCTGGCCCGTGCCGGGTTCGAGGACGTGCTGCTGGCCTATCCGTCGGCCGACCGGCCGGCGTTCGCGGAGCTCGCCGCGGACCCGAAGCTGGCCGCCGCCGTGACGGTGATGGTGGACGACCACGCGCAGCTGGAGCTGATCGACGCGGCGCGTGCCGGGGGCAGCGAGGAGATCCGGGTCTGCCTGGAGCTGGACACCTCGCTGCGGATGCTCGGCGGCCGGGTCAGGATCGGGGCGCTCCGCTCACCGCTGCGCTCTCCCGCCCAACTGGCCGAACTGGCACGGTCCGTGGCCCGCAGGCCCGGTTTCCGGCTGGTGGGGCTGATGGCGTACGAGGGCCATATCGCCGGGGTCGGTGACTCGGTCGCGGGGCGGCCGCTGCGGTCCCGGGCGATCCGGCTGATGCAGGCCTCCGCCCGCCGGGAACTGGCGGTCCGGCGGGCCGAGGTGGTGCGGGCGGTACGGGCCGTGGCGCCGGACCTGGAGTTCGTGAACGGCGGCGGCACCGGCAGTGTGCAGCACACCGCCGCGGAGCACGCGGTGACGGAGATCGCGGCCGGTTCCGGGCTGTACGTGCCGCGGCTGTTCGACAACTACACGTCGTTCACGGCCCGTCCGGCGGCCCTGTTCGCCCAGCCGGTGGTGCGCAGGCCCGGGGTGGGCGTGGTGACGGTGCTCGGTGGCGGCTACCCGGCGTCCGGTGCGGCCGGTCCCGACCGGCTGCCGGTCCCGTACCTCCCGGAGGGGCTGCGCTACGACCCGCAGGAGGGTCCGGGCGAGGTGCAGACCCCGTTGCTCGGCGCCCCTGCCGACGATCTGCTGATCGGTGACAAGGTGTGGTTCCGGCACGCCAAGGCCGGTGAACTGTGCGAGCGGTTCGACGAGTTGCAGCTGATCGAGGGGGACCGGATCACGGCGACCGTGCCGACGTACCGGGGCGAGGGCCGCACCTTCCTCTGAGTCCGGGGCGGCGTCAGGGGGCCACGGAGCTGCCGACGCCGCCGTTCGTCGCGCTGTCGCCGATCGGCCGGATGCCCTTGGTGAGGGTGTCCATGAGGGAGAGCGGGGGCCCGTCGGGGCCGGCGTCGAAGGCGTAGCGCACGACGACGAGCGACTCGCTGCCGACGCTCGACGGGAAGGCGAGCGACTGCACGTAGCCACCGGGCCCCTTGCCGGTGACGACCCTCCAGCGCACCTCGTAGCCGGTGCGTCCCGCCACGCTCACCGAGGTGGCGGCGAGCTGCTTGTGGGACGTGATGCCGCCGTGGATACGGGTGCCGACGGCGTTCTCCTCATAGGCGGCGTCCGCCGCGTCGGCTATGTCGTCCCTGGCGAGCTTCTCGGCGGTGTCGGCGTCGCCGGCGCTGGGTGTCCGCGTGGTCACCGTGCCGTGGTAGCAGAAGTCCGCGGAGCTGCCGGGGCAGCTGTAGGAGCGGGCGGTGCGCATCGTGAGCACCTCCTCGACGGTGTTCTCCGGCTTCTCCCAGCCGTCGGGGACCGGCAGGGTGATGCCGTTGAGCTGGTCCACCAGCACGGCCGGGTCGCCGCCGTCGGCGGGGGCGTCCGGCGAGGGGCTGTCGCCGGGGCCGCCGTGGGTGGCGGTGTCCGGTGGCGGGCTGCTGCTCGACCGGGCCACCGGCGGCGTGCCGTCGTCGTCCCTGCCGAGCAGCAGCGCTCCGGTCACCGCCGCGCCGACGACGACCGCGCCGGCCACCACCATGGCGACGATCCGGCCGCTGCCGCCGCCGCTCCCCCGGCCGGGCGCGGCGGGGGAAGCCGACGGCGCGGGGGCGTACGGCTGCGCGGGGGCGTACGGCTGCGCCGGGGCGGCGTACGGGCGGGTGTGGGCGGTCCACGCCGTACCGTCCCACCACCGCTCGTGGCCCGGTGCGGCCGTGTCCGGATACCAGCCGGGCGGTGTCGCGTTGCTCATCGCCCCACTGTAGGTTCCGGACCTTGCGACAGACCCTAGAGAGGCGTGACGTAGGCGCCTGAGATGCCGCCGTCGACGAGGAAGTCCGTCGCGTTGACGAAGGAGGAGTCGTCGCTCGCCAGGAAGGCGACGGCGGCCGCGATCTCGGTCGCCTCCGCGAACCGGCCGAGCGGGATGTGCACCAGCCTGCGGGCCGCGCGCTCCGGGTCCTTGGCGAACAGCTCCCGGAGCAGCGGGGTGTTGACCGGTCCCGGGCACAGCGCGTTGACCCGGATGCCCTCGCGCGCGAACTGGACGCCCAG includes these proteins:
- the rpmI gene encoding 50S ribosomal protein L35, which gives rise to MPKNKTHSGASKRFKITGSGKVLRERAGKRHLLEHKSSKKTRSLTGTVVVAPADAKKIKKLLGK
- the infC gene encoding translation initiation factor IF-3, with protein sequence MAVRQAAAWCYRGGSISAEPRINDRIRVPEVRLVGPSGEQVGIVPLAKALELAQEYDLDLVEVAATARPPVCKLMDYGKFKYESAMKAREARKNQAHTVIKEMKLRPKIDPHDYDTKKGHVVRFLKQGDKVKITIMFRGREQSRPELGFRLLQRLASDVEELGFIESNPKQDGRNMIMVLGPHKKKTEAMAEAREAQAARKAERQGYSPDDAESADEAAEAPAEASSEAPAETPSEA
- a CDS encoding DUF1844 domain-containing protein, producing MSDATPTTDSPGFDEMARDIAEVPAVEVIVTVAVNLMSAAAVKLGLTEDGDEHKDLDEARKLVHALAGLLDASTTEISSFHAAPLRDGLKSLQLAFREASLVPDEPGKGPGEKYTGPVFG
- a CDS encoding MIP family channel protein — protein: MQTRMAASEFLGTLLLVFFAVGSAVLGVQYIGTVGIALAFGFVLLALAYALGPISGCHLNPAVTLGMLTARRIDVRTAVTYWIAQFLGGIAGAALLFLLAKQVPGLKTSGKFGSNGYGDRSDVHINMGGAFLAEVVLTFLLVFVVLAVTHKLAVVGFDGLPIGLSLAVIHLVGIPLTGTSVNPARSLGPAIFAGGAALSQLWLFLVAPLIGGVIAALAHRVTHPVPGRDEQTAETAEA
- a CDS encoding SseB family protein produces the protein MAQKNIPDPGYSDDDGTADPALTSALSAWAENREAVGPVLEALRGARLLVPVVAVLGEVEEDEKGLRREKTSDMAVPTLQAGDRRALPAFTSTASLARWDPQARPVAVPLHQALQAAVHEKADTLVLDLAGPVAFEVTGSALLALAEGRTSADPLDDPAVTSAVRDAVAAEPAVLRAHLGPGRADGTLALVLAADADPAEAAGRVARSLAASEVLRARLVRGLDLALLPADANAPGDVLFTR
- the mycP gene encoding type VII secretion-associated serine protease mycosin — protein: MRRARRHRALGAVCAATALALLPASPARADTIRAQQWGLDALHTDEAWQTTRGKGITVAVVDTGVDDSLPDLAGQVLPGKDMIGFGAGRGDHSWARHGTAMAAIIAGRGHGVSDDDGVLGIAPRAKVLPVRVILEASDPDRAKARKSRGTALADGIRWAADHGADVINLSLGDDSESAHPEPGEDAAVQYALKKGAVVVASAGNSGEKGDHISYPAAYPGVIAVAAVDRYGTHASFSTRRWYAAVSAPGDDIVVPAPDRQYYVEWGTSAASAFVSGAVALVRAAHPGLTPAQIKKLLTDTARSSPEGGRDDSRGYGMVDPAAAIKAGGKLRPAGLRPDSAAAGYREKYFGSGPTPPREDRGPAGWLAPVAGGLGALLLALAVVLWRGRNGRPVFPRR
- a CDS encoding amino acid deaminase/aldolase produces the protein MTARAADRTRYNRATAHLDAPIAVVDLEAFDANADDLVRRAAGKPVRVASKSVRCRALLERVLARPGFAGIMSFTLAESLWLARAGFEDVLLAYPSADRPAFAELAADPKLAAAVTVMVDDHAQLELIDAARAGGSEEIRVCLELDTSLRMLGGRVRIGALRSPLRSPAQLAELARSVARRPGFRLVGLMAYEGHIAGVGDSVAGRPLRSRAIRLMQASARRELAVRRAEVVRAVRAVAPDLEFVNGGGTGSVQHTAAEHAVTEIAAGSGLYVPRLFDNYTSFTARPAALFAQPVVRRPGVGVVTVLGGGYPASGAAGPDRLPVPYLPEGLRYDPQEGPGEVQTPLLGAPADDLLIGDKVWFRHAKAGELCERFDELQLIEGDRITATVPTYRGEGRTFL
- a CDS encoding DUF2510 domain-containing protein, with the translated sequence MSNATPPGWYPDTAAPGHERWWDGTAWTAHTRPYAAPAQPYAPAQPYAPAPSASPAAPGRGSGGGSGRIVAMVVAGAVVVGAAVTGALLLGRDDDGTPPVARSSSSPPPDTATHGGPGDSPSPDAPADGGDPAVLVDQLNGITLPVPDGWEKPENTVEEVLTMRTARSYSCPGSSADFCYHGTVTTRTPSAGDADTAEKLARDDIADAADAAYEENAVGTRIHGGITSHKQLAATSVSVAGRTGYEVRWRVVTGKGPGGYVQSLAFPSSVGSESLVVVRYAFDAGPDGPPLSLMDTLTKGIRPIGDSATNGGVGSSVAP